A window of Vigna unguiculata cultivar IT97K-499-35 chromosome 4, ASM411807v1, whole genome shotgun sequence contains these coding sequences:
- the LOC114181218 gene encoding lysine histidine transporter 1-like: MASVEIEATNGHTSAPHKNTEKSERERKIDDWLPITSKRNGKWWYSAFHNVTAMVGAGVLGLPYAMSELGWGPGVTILILSWIITLYTLWQMVEMHEMVPGKRFDRYHELGQYAFGEKLGLYIVVPQQLVVEIGVNIVYMVTGGTSLQKFHDTVCSDCKKIKLTFFIMIFASVHFVLSHLPDFNSITGVSLAAAVMSLSYSTIAWAASVDKGVQENVQYGYKAESTAGTVFNFFNALGTVAFAYAGHNVVLEIQATIPSTPEKPSKVPMWRGVVVAYIVVAVCYFPVALIGYWMFGNEVDSDILISLEKPAWLIAMANLFVVIHVIGSYQIYAMPVFDMIETVMVKKLNFEPSTILRFVVRNVYVAFTMFIAITFPFFDGLLGFFGGFAFAPTTYFLPCIMWLVIHKPKRFSLSWFTNWICIFLGLCLMILSPIGGLRTIIIKAKTYKFYS, encoded by the exons ATGGCAAGTGTGGAAATCGAAGCAACAAATGGTCACACCTCTGCTCCTCACAAAAATACT GAAAAATCAGAGAGGGAGAGGAAAATTGATGATTGGCTTCCAATTACTTCTAAAAGGAATGGAAAATGGTGGTATTCAGCTTTCCACAATGTCACTGCCATGGTTGGAGCTGGTGTTCTGGGTCTTCCTTATGCCATGTCTGAGCTTGGATG GGGTCCTGGTGTGACAATACTTATACTCTCATGGATCATCACCTTGTACACATTATGGCAAATGGTTGAGATGCATGAAATGGTTCCCGGGAAAAGGTTTGACAGGTACCATGAACTGGGTCAGTATGCATTCGGCGAGAAGCTTGGCCTCTACATCGTGGTGCCTCAACAGCTTGTGGTTGAAATTGGGGTAAACATTGTGTACATGGTTACTGGAGGAACATCATTGCAGAAGTTTCATGATACTGTTTGTTCAGACTgcaaaaagatcaaattaaccttttttattatgatctttgCCTCTGTTCACTTTGTCCTGTCCCATCTCCCTGATTTCAACTCCATTACTGGTGTATCCTTGGCAGCTGCAGTCATGTCCTTAAG TTACTCTACAATTGCTTGGGCAGCTAGTGTAGACAAGGGTGTTCAAGAAAATGTGCAATATGGTTACAAAGCTGAGAGTACTGCAGGGACagtgtttaacttttttaatgcTCTTGGCACTGTGGCTTTTGCCTATGCTGGGCACAATGTGGTGTTGGAAATCCAAGCCACAATCCCATCCACACCTGAGAAACCATCCAAGGTTCCTATGTGGAGAGGAGTGGTTGTGGCCTACATAGTTGTGGCTGTATGTTACTTCCCTGTGGCTCTTATTGGCTACTGGATGTTTGGCAATGAGGTTGATTCTGACATCCTCATCTCTTTGGAGAAACCAGCATGGCTCATTGCAATGGCTAACTTGTTTGTTGTTATTCATGTTATTGGAAGCTATCAG ATTTATGCAATGCCAGTGTTTGACATGATTGAGACTGTGATGGTGAAGAAGTTGAATTTTGAACCAAGCACAATACTTCGTTTTGTTGTAAGGAATGTATATGTGG cattCACAATGTTCATTGCTATTACCTTTCCATTTTTCGATGGTCTCCTAGGATTTTTTGGAGGGTTTGCTTTTGCTCCAACAACATACTTT CTCCCATGTATCATGTGGCTTGTAATCCACAAACCAAAGAGATTCAGCTTGTCTTGGTTCACTAACTGg ATCTGCATTTTTCTTGGCCTCTGCTTAATGATTTTATCACCAATTGGAGGATTGAGGACAATCATAATTAAAGCCAAGACCTACAAATTTTACTCTTGA